The following is a genomic window from Crocinitomicaceae bacterium.
ACCGGTATTATTGCTGATCGCTGGGTGAACGCTGAAAAATTGTTCGGTGTGCTGCACATACTTTCAGGTATTGTCATTGTTTGCATTCCGCAAGTACAAAACCCTGACACTTTTTTCTGGGTGATGTTGTTGGCAATGCTTTTCTATATGCCCACTATTGCTTTATCTAATTCAGTTGCTTATCACGTGCTGAAAAATGAAAAGCAAGATGTCATTAAAGTTTTTCCTCCTATCCGTGTGTGGGGCACCATTGGTTTCATTGCGGCTATGTGGGTGACAAATCTTTCCGGCAGTAAAGCAAGTGAAATGCAATTTTATATTTCAGCAGCTGCATCTTTTCTTTTGGGCATGTATTCATTCACTATTCCAGCATGCAAACCAACTAAAAGTGCTGAGAAAAAATCCATAGCTGAGACACTTGGATTAAATGCATTTGGTTTATTTAAAAACCCGCGTATGGCTATGTTTTTTGTATTTGCCATGTTGCTGGGGGCTGCGCTGCAACTCACTAATATGTATGGTGATCGGTATGTAGATAATTTTAAAGAATTCCCGCAGTACGCTGATTCGTTTGTGGTGAAATATTCAACTATTGTCATGTCGCTTTCACAAATTTCTGAAACTCTTTTCATACTTGCCATTCCGTTTTTTCTGAAAAGATTTGGAATAAAAAAAGTCATGCTGTTCAGTATGATTGCCTGGGTATTGCGTTTTGGTTTGCTTGCTTTCGGAAATCCGGCTGAAGGTGTTTGGATGATTTTACTTTCATGCATTGTCTACGGTATGGCATTTGACTTTTTCAATATCTCAGGTTCGTTATATGTAGAGACACAAACCGATTCTAAAATTCGTTCAAGCGCACAAGGATTATTTATGATGATGGTGAACGGATTTGGCGCTGTAATTGGCAGCGTAACGAGCGGATATCTCATAGAAAAATTCTTTTTACTTGAAGACGGAACGTTTAATTGGCAACCAATTTGGCTCTGCTTTGCGGCCTATGCTGCAGTTGTTGCTATTCTCTTTGCTTTCCTTTTTAGGCATCAACACGCTGGTTTTGATTTTGAGGTGAAGCATTGAATTGGTAACCTTATTCTGGGTTTTTCTATTCGCTTATCAAAAAAACATTCTCCCTATATCTCTGCAATTGATTAACTTAGCCGGAGGTTTGCTAATTTATTTGGTTCAGGATTATAGTTGATAAATCTTCACCTTACCTCACGTTTACATCCTTCTCTCTTGAAGGACCGAGGATGGGATAAAGGAGTGTTAACCCCTGCACAATTTCTAAATTCATTTGATTCTATGAAGTACTGCACAAAATTGATTATTTGCCATTTTCGTCTAACTGCACTTGTTCTGCTGGCTTCTTGCTTATTTGCCTTGAATAGCCATGCACAGCGTGATACATCTACAGTGAATACGTTGTTGGGTAGGGCAGAATATTATAGATTAGATAATACGGATTCGTTATACTATTTTGCGCAAAAAGCACTTCATCTTTCTAATCAGTTAGACTATGCTTATGGTCAGGCAAAGGCATATTACTATCTCTCATTTGCTGAAAGTAATCGGGCTTCATTTACGTTGTGTGTTGCATATTGTGATTCCGGAATCACGGTATGTGATCAACATCATTTTGCGCAAATTAAAGCTGATTTGCTCAACATGAAGGGCATTGTTTTTTCTGATATGGGTGATTTTGATAAATCCATTGAATTATATCTTGAAGGAAAAAAATCTGCTGAAGAATCAAACTATGAGCGTGGAATCAATATTGCCCACACCAATATTGGCGTGAGTTATTATATGAAAGGTGATCTTGAAAAATCATTGCAATACTTTCAAATGTCGCGTGATTATTTTGACCATGCCGGTGACACCACCAATTACATTGTTTTGCAAACCAACATTGCTTCAATTTACACTGAAATGGGACAATATGAATTGGGGTATGAAGTGCTGGAAGAGGCAAAAAAATATTGTGAAGACATACCCGGTCAGCAAATGGTATTCACTGAATTGATATCACAAGAGGCTGTCATAGCTGACAAAAGTGGAAATACCAAATTAGCACTTGACACCTATAAAAGGGTGATTGAACTTAAAAAAGATATTGGTGATTGGCGTGGTATTGCACGCATGTATAACAACATGGCCGATATTTATTTTTCTCAAAAAAATTACGCGCAAGCCATTCCATTGGGGCAACGTGCGCTTGAGATTGTTGATTCGCTTGGATACCCTTATGACCTGATGGAGTTTTCAAAAAACATTGCTACTTTTTTATCAGAAGAGGGAAAATATATGCAAGCACTTGAATATGCCCTTACAGCTAAAGAGGCGAGTATTGAAACCGGTGCAACGGATGTTGAAATGGCAACCAATTTGATTCTGGCTGAAATTTTTAATGGTTTGGGTGATTATAAAAAATCAACAGACATATTGTTTGAATATCTTGACATGAAAGATTCTTCTGATGCGGCAGAATCAGAGCGTGCCATGGAAGAGATGGCTGTGCTGCACCAATTAGACAAGCGAGAATTAGAGAACGCGCGCCTGCAAGATGTGAACGAAAAAAATCTTGCCTTACAACAATTGCAAGAGGAGCAACTGAAAAAAACCAGGGTGCAGATATGGTTTGTTTCTATTGGATTATTGCTTGTACTTGGGTTAATGATTATCTCTTTCAGGGCTTATCAGAATAAAAAGAAAAGCAGCGCATTAATTGCATCACAAAAAGAAGAAGTAGAACGGCAAAAAACTGAAATTGAAAAACAACATGAAATTTTAGAAGAGGTTCACCGTGAAGTGAAAGATAGTATCCGTTATGCTCAGCGTATTCAAGCGGCTATTTTGCCTCCTGAAAAAAACATCAATGAAGTGTTTGGTCAAAATTTTATTCTCTATCAACCCAAAGATATTGTTGCCGGTGATTTTTATTGGATGCAAACAAAGGGTGATATCGTTTTTCTGGCTGTGGCAGATTGCACCGGACATGGTGTGCCTGGCGCAATGGTTAGCGTGGTGTGTAATAATGCGCTCAACAGGGCTGTGCGAGAGTATGGCTTAATTTCACCGGGTGAAATTCTTGATAAAACACGAGAATTGGTAATTGAAGAATTTGAGAAATCAGATGAAGATGTAAAAGACGGAATGGATATTTCTCTAATTGCTATGAATATAAAAAATGGCAATAAAAAAACAATTCAATGGGCAGGTGCAAATAATCCTTTATGGGTGGTGAAAGAGTGCGACAATTCACTGATTGAAGTGAAGCCGGATAAACAACCGATTGGAAAATTTGCCAATGCAAAACCATTTACAACGCAGCAAGTGGATTTAAACCCGGGTGATGTTTTATATATTTTTAGTGACGGCTTTGCTGATCAATTTGGTGGAGAGAAAGGAAAAAAATTTAAGTCAGCTACCCTAAAAGATCTACTTAAATCTATTGCCAATAATCCACTGTCACAACAGAAAACGCAACTGGTGAATGCTTTTGAAAACTGGCGTTCAGGCTTTGAACAAATTGATGATGTATGCGTGATTGGCGTGAGAGTTTAGTGCAGTAAATCTGCTTACTTCACACGCATAATTTTAGCACCTAAATTATTCAACCGCATATCAATGTTTTCATATCCGCGGTCAATTTGCTCAATGTTGTGTATAGTACTTTTTCCTTCTGCTGATAATGCCGCAATGAGCAATGCAACCCCGGCACGAATATCTGGTGATGTCATAGAAATACCTCTCAACCGATGTTCATGATTCATGCCAATTACAGCCGCACGATGCGGATCACACAAAATAATTTGCGCACCCATATCAATAAGTTTATCTGTAAAAAATAAACGTGATTCAAACATTTTTTGATGAATCAAAACGGCTCCTTTTGCTTGTGTTGCAACTACCAAAACAATGCTTAGCAAATCTGGCGTAAAACCAGGCCATGGCGCATCAGCAATGGTCAGAATGGATCCGTCAATAAACGTATCTATCTTATAATTTTTTTGTGCGGGAATGAAAAGATCATCGCCTTTCAATTCCATTTGAATTCCTAATTTTCTGAATGTATCCGGAATGATACCAAGATTTGGATAGCTTACATCTTTAATTGTAATTTCAGATTGCGTCATGGCGGCTAAGCCAATGAAACTTCCAATCTCAATCATGTCAGGCAAAATGCGATGAAAACAACCACCAAGTGATTTCACCCCTTCAATCACCAGCATGTTAGACCCAATACCTGAAATTTTTGCACCCATGCTGTTTAGCATTTTACACAATTGCTGCAAGTAAGGTTCACATGCAGCATTATAAATTGTGGTAGTGCCTTTAGCCAGCACGGCGGCCATGACAATATTTGCTGTTCCGGTAACTGATGCTTCATCTAAATGCATGTATGTTCCGGTGAGTTTTTTTGCGTCTACGTGGTAATAATAATTTTGCGCATCATAGTTGAATTTTGCGCCAAGTTTTTGAAATCCTTCAAAGTGGGTATCCAATCTGCGTCTACCAATTTTATCTCCTCCGGGCTTTGGAATGAACGCTGTTCCAAACCTTGCCAATAGGGGTCCAACCACCATCACTGAACCGCGCAATGATGCAGCTCGTTTTGCATAATCATCTGATTTCAGATGTTCCAAATCAACATCAGCTGCCTTGAAAATATACGTGCCTTTCTCAACTTTTTCAACGCGCACACCCATTGCTTGCAAAAGGTTGATAAGCTTATTGACATCAACAATATCAGGAATGTTACTGATGGTAATTTTATCTGGTGTAAGAAGTACGGCACATAAGATTTGCAATGCCTCGTTTTTTGCTCCCTGCGGATGAACTTCTCCTTTCAATGAGTATCCACCTTGAATTTCAAATGCACCCATGTTAATCAGTTTGGTTTTTTAAAGTTTTGCTGTTGTCTTTGGTTTTGATTCTGCCCCTGATTGTTTCCTCCTCCGTTTTTATTCTTCTTTTTCTTCTTTTTATTTGCTCCGTTGAAATTTGTTTTCATTGGATTACCTTGCTGATTATTCTGACGCAAAATATCATTCGTGCCCGGTAAAAATGAAGTGTCTTCAAGTGTCAATTTTCCTTTAGATAACATTTTAAGATGATTCAAAATAACCTGATCTTCAACTGAGCTTGTATTAAAGGTTAAGTGAAAGCGTTTCATTAAACCGGCAATAATTTTTGACAAGGCTTTGCGCTCGTCATTATCAGGCAATGCACAGGCTTTTTCAATCATTTGCTGGACAATTTTTCCGTAGTGACCAATTTTTATTTCACTCTGAGGATAACCAACAATTTTAGGTTTTTCTTCCAATGCCTCACGTGATGGCAAAGGGTAGGGTGAATCAACGTCTAATTGAAAATCAGACATGATGAAAAGATGCGTCCACAATTTTGGTTTGTATTCTTCAACATCACGTAACTGCGGGTTGAGTTCTCCCATCACTTTGATGATGGCATTGGCCACCTTGTTGCGCTCTTCTTTTGAGGTGAGACTAACTGCGTGATCAATCATTTTTTGTACGTTACGCCCATATTCAGGAATGTGCATTTTAGGACGTATTGTATTGTATTCAAGCTGATGTATATTATCCATATATCAAATGTAGTATTTTTTTACGAATTTTGTATTGTTTCAATGGTATGAAGGCCGTTAGTGAATCAGGAAAATCATCTAAGAAGGGGGTGAGGTATTTCAGGAGTGAGCTTATTATAAAATACCAGGCCGAAACAACGGGAGTCAACTAGCATCGGGTTAGCAGGATTTTATACTCTTAAGTATACATGTAGGGTTCATTCTGATCAACCATTGTTCGAATATTTTCAAGCACCTGTTTCATATATTTTTTCCAAAATAGTTTTGCAAATAACCAGGCGATCGGGAATAGAAAAACATTGCGCGAATGCAAGGTGTAGGTGTAGTCAATTTGAATTTTATTGTCTTCAACTTGGGTAGTTTGCCACTCACCGACAAATTTATAGAAGCCCAGCATCCATGCTTGAAAATCATCTACCTGAATTTTCCAGTACTTGTTTTCTATTCTCTCTAACACATGATCAACAGATGCAAATCCTCCTTTTTGTGTCCATGATTTTGCAGTGTATACTTTTTTTGACGAGCCGGGCTGTCCCCAATTTGTATCGTCTGTGGTGTGTGTAATTTTTGGCATAGGACCACACCCCGTATGTACCTTTGTAACGTCACACAGCATGGGCGTTTTGAATGCTCGTTCAAGTGAACAATGATAGAAGGTTTTCCGATGAATTTTAAATTTTATATCTGGCATTACTGAGGCATATATTCTTTAAAGATGCAAAGATTTATTTAGTCTCGAATTTCACCAATCAATCACCCAATTCAAAATAAAAACCTATCTGAAAAAAATCTCGTCCTGTTTCATCGTTGATTTGATAGTCAAATTGATGAATATAGCCTAACTGAATCTTGAGTGAATGTGCGTTGCGATAGCTTATATGAAATGCCATCCGGTTCCGCTCAAAATAGGGTTCAACTTGGGTGAAAAATACTTCATTGCTGGCGGCAATTTGAAATGGTTTATACCCATTCTGCTCTTTACCGAATGGCAAAATAATACCTAAGCGATACCTGAATCTGTTCCGATATCCATTACTTGTAAAACGGAATTCTGCCCGATATCTTTGTTCTATTTTAAATATACCCAATTTTTGTGTGAGAATAACTTGGGGCCACAACCTGAACTCATCATTGTTTTTTGGTGTAACAAAATTTCCTCCTTCTTTATAGGTTTGGTAAGTGCCGGCGGCTAGAGTGAAATTTATATTTTCAGTTGGTTGGTACTGTACACCTCCCTTGAATTCGTAATAATGAAAATGGTTGTAAAAACGCAGTGAACGCAACTGACTCTCTGAAAAAATTTCCCACTTTTTATTTATGTTGTACTCTAAGTGTAGAATATTCCATGAACCAAGTCCATTGTCTTGTGAATAAACGTAAATTGACTTAGTAAAAAGGACAAGCATACATAGCACTATACATGCGACACGGAATAGAACTACCTTTTTTATCCGAAAAAAAATCATACAAAATTAAATTTGTGTGAAGATTGAATCTCTACTATTCAAGTTTATTCTGCTGAGCATTCGCTTCATTGATAGTTGCGCTAAAGCTAATTGTATTTGTTTGTGCATTGTGATTACTAACATACTCAGTTCGCTATTCAAGATTTTCAAATCTCAATTCCAATAACACATACATCATCTATTTGTTCTTGTTTCCCTTTCCAGTTTTGATATGAAAGTTGCAGTTCTTTTTTCTGCTTTTCCATTGACATGGGATAAATAGATGTCAACAAATTGCGAAACCGTTCACGGTTGAATTTTTTTACATTTTCACCACCGAACTGATCCGTGTATCCATCAGAAAATAAATAGAATTTGTCACCTTGTTGCAAATCAGTTTCTATTGTTTCAAAAATTTTATTTGATGTGCTGTATCCAATGCTGTCAGGTCCTTTTTTGAACTCCATTAAGGATCCGTTGCGCACTAATAAAAGTGGCCTTCCGGCTGCGCAGAATGAGCCTTTGCCGCTTTGCAGATTGAATTTACAAAAGATGATATCCATACCGTCACGCATGGTGCCTTCAGTTAAATTTTCATTGAATAAACTCACCAATTCATGATCAAGTAATGAAACAATTTTTGCCGGATCAGTCAAGCCCTCAATTCGTATTAATTGTCTGAGCAAGGTGTTGCCCGCAATATTGACCAATGCACCGGGCACACCATGCCCTGTACAATCAGCTACTGCAAAATAGATTTCATTGTGATATTGGTAAATCCAATAAAAATCTCCGCTTACAATATCTTTTGGTTGAAACATGACAAAAGCATTATGGAAAGCATTTGTAAAAAGTCGCTCGTTTGGTAAAATAGAGCGTTGTAAACTGCCTGCATAACGAATGCTCTCTTCCATTTCAAGAGAGCGAGCCTCAAGTAGTGCCAGCCGTTCTGATAAACTGGCATCTGACAAAAGAGTGGTAGAACCGGATTCCATGGCCATTGTTTCCATGACATTTAATTGTGATTGATTTTTACTTAACGATTTTGCTGTATTGAAACGGACCAGCTGTCCACCTTTGCAACTTATCTGGAATTACCAGACAATATTAAAGCCATTCACCGCAAAGGGAATAAAACTGCGGCGATAACGATTGGTATATGTGCAAATTTGTCTCATGAACAGCTCAAAAGTAGAAATAATTCAATTGGAAAATGCCTGACTAAGGATAATTTTTCTGATAGAACTCTTTGTATGCATCAAGTTCTTTGCTGTTGAGTAGGGTAGAAAAATTCACTTGATTGATTAGATAGCCTTCATAATCAGTAGCCATAGTGCCAATTATACTGCCTGCTGTGGATGATTTATAAGTGGCAACCCATTGTTTTCCTTCATCTAACTGAAGGAATGTTTTCACCACCAACAACTGATACTTATCACCCAAAGCCGTATTGATGACAGTGTAGCGTTTTGATCTGAAATACTCGTTGTTGAAGTTGGCTAATTTAATTTTGCTTGCCTCAGTTCCGCCGGCTTCAGTTGGTATTACTACAATAAAAAAGTACTCACCATCTGAAGTGTATTTATACAAACTGGTGTCTTTATCAGGATCAACAATAGCACCACCTGCGTATATTTTATCTAAATAAATTTTTGCCTGTTTTCCCTCCTCGCTTTCAGGCGCAAGGTTATATAATTCTTGTAACGGACTGGCAATAGCCTCAACGTTACCCGGACTTGTTTTACTTATTGCAAAAGCCTTCAGCAAATAATATTTGTACAAATATTTGTTTTGTCTGTCATAGGTGATTACTTCATTACAGCGCGCTATTACTGCACCGTAATAGCGCATTTTATAATCACTCAATACCTGAGAATAATCGTTCAGTTCTTTTTTGTTTTCTTCTTCTTTTTTACGCAAATAATCAGGATCGTTTACCACTTTGGCAATTTCAGAATCAGGGTATCTTGTCAATATCATCTGTTTGTACTTATCTGCCTCTGATGACCCTTGTTTAATATAGATAAGATATAATTGATACATCGCTTCAAGCACTCTTGGGTGTTCAATGCCACGATCAATAACTTGGTTGAAATAATAAATAGCATCTGTTTCCTCTTTTAGTTGCTCTTTATAAATTACACCCAACATGTACAGAGAATTCATCAAGCGATTATCCGAAGAATCTTTTGCACCTTGTGTAAGCGGAATATCTTTCATTAAATCAGCCACCGTGAGTGAATCTTTTTTACCTCCGCCTGATGTGTTTGTTGCACTGGTATCTTCGTCAAATGATACACTGTTTTTATCACTTCGTCTCCAATTGTCTTCCAACGGACGCGTACCCCACTGTGCTCTGAAATCATTGAACCCGCTGCCACGTACTTTAGAATTATAGAAATACCACTTTGACCCATCACCTGCATCATTGGTTTGACTGTTTACTTTTGTTTGGGTTGCTAATAATCTTTCTTGTTCTTGTTGCTTGCGCAATTTTTCTGCTTCAAGTAAATCTTTTAAGGTTTGCTCCAGAAATTTTTCTCTGCTAACGGGATCCATGTCAGCAATGCGTTGCACGCTGTCCTCAAACATTACTGTTTCATAGTGAAAAACCAAATCTTCTAAGCCATCAGCTTTGCTTTTTATCGCAGGATAATCTTCATATTCTTCAGGCATTACTTTAACACAACTGTCATAATATTTTTGTGCTTTGATATAATCTTGTTCATTAAAATGCAGATCAGCCAGCCGCAGATAACTGATGCCTTTTTGACGATCATTTTTAACTGACCAGTATACTGAACTTGAATAATTTGTTTTAGCTGATGGAACATCACCATCCTTCATGTCTAATTCGGCCAAGGCATAATAAATCTGATCTTTGTACTCTGCATTCTTTTCATCGCGCAGCATTTTATGAAGTTCCTTGCGGATATCTTCTCCACCAGATGTTGCAGCCAGCGCACGATTAATTTTTGCTTGGAATTGCATTTCATAAGGCGCTGATGAGTGTGCCACTTTGTTATAATAATTTACGGCCATTACACCATCACCCATGCGTTGATATAATTGTGCCAACACAAACATATAACGGGCTTTTAGTTTTCTGTTATGACATGTTTCAATGGCTAATTCAAGATTTTCAATGGCGGGTTTATACTGTTCTTGTTGAATATATAAATCAGCCATGGTTGCATAGTAGTCTGACTCTAGTCTTTTTGGAAAAATAGCGGGTTCTTTGATGCCTTTTTTCTTATTTTTCTTTTTAGCGCTGCGATTTTTTTTCCTGTCACTGAGTTTTTCACCAAGTTTTCTGTCACGCAATTCCTCTGCATTTTTCATGGAAATTTCTACCTGGGTAAGTATGCGTTTTGCTTCAGGATAGTTGCCCAATGCAATATAAGTGCGCGCCAGCCAAATTTGCGCTTCATACACTGACTCTTCACCTTGATATACTTTCTGAACGTATTCAAATTTTTGTGCAGCTAATAAATATTCTCTTTTATAAAAATGTGCTTGAGCAATTACCAACCAGTTGTCATCAATCCATCGGCAGTATTCTTCATTTTGTTTTTTCTTGCCTTGCATGGGCATGCTGTGGCGCAGAATTACCTTCTCACATTTTTCAATGGCTTTGTCCATTTGAGGGTAAAGTGCCGGAGCATCTTTTTCTGATGGATATACAATGAGCGGAATAATGTCATAATACGCATCAGTGTACCCGCTGCGGTAAGAGAGCAAAGTTTCATCAATAATAACACCTGCATTGTAGTAACCGTTGAAGCGTGCGGTCATGTTATGGAAACCGCGGTTAATGGCAACATTTTTTCAGTTGAACATGATCCAAGCACAACCAATAGGATGATTGCAATATAATTGGATATGTCTTTTAGTACTTTCATTTAGCTGCCGCCGATTTGTATTAACTGCAAAACGCCAAAATTATTTTAAATTATTCAATCAACACGTCCTTTAGCACTTGAATTAAATTTTCAGGTTGTTCAATAAACCCCATGTGCCCGCAGTTTGCTAAAGTAAATACACTTGGTTTAATACGCAGTTTTTCAAGTTCTTGATCTAACAGACTAACAGGTATTACCGGGTCATTATCTCCTTGAATCATGATCACCTCATTGTCGTTCATTTGATCATACGCCCCGTGGCGATCACGTAAACCCCGCGTTGCAGCAATGATTTCTGATACCGGTATTTTGTCTGCTCTTTCAATCAGTCTGTCAATATGCTCTCTTCTGAATTCTCGGTTTTGTGGTGCAAATAAATTGGGAATAGCCTCATTTAAAAACAGGCGCCGTGATTTTTCAACTACTTCACACACGCGGTCTCTGTCTTTTTTTTTCTCCTCAGAATCAGCCCAGAAATTAGAATGGAGTAGTATTAATTTTTTCAGCGGTGACATTTTCTTCAGCGCTAGTCCGACATAACCACCCATTGAATGACCAATGATGATGGGGTGATGGATTTTTTCACGGATGATCAGATCTTGTATCCCCCAGGCCATCTCTTGCATGCTGCATTTTTCTCCCTCAAATCGTGAATTACCATGACAAGGCAAATCAGGCATATAGCAGGTGAAACCGGCATTGACAAAGGTTGGGAAAACAGAATACCAGATGGTGTGATCTTCAAGAAAACCATGTAGAAATATCAGTGCGGGTCCGGTTCCGGATTGTTTGACGAACAAAGGTTTAGATGACATCTCTTATCCTTTGTTGGTCTTTTTCTTTTTTGAGGCATTCATCAATTCTTCAATATGATCAGCTTCAATAGGGATATTTCTCATCAGATTAAACGGACTGCCTTTCTTTTGAACAACCACGTTATCTTCTAATCTGATTCCCAAATTTTCTTCAGGAATATAAATTCCGGGCTCAACAGTAAATACCATGCCTGCCTTGAGAGGTTCAGTCCACAAGCCAACATCATGTGTGTCTAATCCCAGAAAATGGGAAGTGCCATGCATGAAATATTTTTTGAACGCCGGCCAAGCAGGATCTTGTTTTTTAATATCCGTTTTATCAATCAGTTTTAATCCTAACAATTCTTTTTCCATGAGTTTACCTACTTCAATATGATAGTCGGCGAGAATGGTACCTGGCACTAATAATTTGGTGGCATTATTTTTTACGCGCAGCACGGCGTTATACACATCTTTTTGTCTTTTAGTAAACTTACCATTCACCGGAACGCAGCGAGTCAGGTCAGATGCATAGTTGGCATATTCTGCAGCAAAGTCCATCAGAATTACATCTCCATCTTTACATTGTTTATTGTTTTCAATATAATGTAATACGCAGGCATTTTTACCTGATCCAAGAATGGGTGTGTATGCAAAACCTTTTGAGCGGTGGCGAATGAATTCATGAATAATCTCAGCTTCAATTTCGTATTCCCACACATTAGGTTTAATAA
Proteins encoded in this region:
- a CDS encoding nucleoside permease; this encodes MNIKQRLIILSFLQFFIWGAWLITIANYWFATKKWGGAEFGAIFSTLGISSIVMPAITGIIADRWVNAEKLFGVLHILSGIVIVCIPQVQNPDTFFWVMLLAMLFYMPTIALSNSVAYHVLKNEKQDVIKVFPPIRVWGTIGFIAAMWVTNLSGSKASEMQFYISAAASFLLGMYSFTIPACKPTKSAEKKSIAETLGLNAFGLFKNPRMAMFFVFAMLLGAALQLTNMYGDRYVDNFKEFPQYADSFVVKYSTIVMSLSQISETLFILAIPFFLKRFGIKKVMLFSMIAWVLRFGLLAFGNPAEGVWMILLSCIVYGMAFDFFNISGSLYVETQTDSKIRSSAQGLFMMMVNGFGAVIGSVTSGYLIEKFFLLEDGTFNWQPIWLCFAAYAAVVAILFAFLFRHQHAGFDFEVKH
- a CDS encoding tetratricopeptide repeat protein, producing the protein MKYCTKLIICHFRLTALVLLASCLFALNSHAQRDTSTVNTLLGRAEYYRLDNTDSLYYFAQKALHLSNQLDYAYGQAKAYYYLSFAESNRASFTLCVAYCDSGITVCDQHHFAQIKADLLNMKGIVFSDMGDFDKSIELYLEGKKSAEESNYERGINIAHTNIGVSYYMKGDLEKSLQYFQMSRDYFDHAGDTTNYIVLQTNIASIYTEMGQYELGYEVLEEAKKYCEDIPGQQMVFTELISQEAVIADKSGNTKLALDTYKRVIELKKDIGDWRGIARMYNNMADIYFSQKNYAQAIPLGQRALEIVDSLGYPYDLMEFSKNIATFLSEEGKYMQALEYALTAKEASIETGATDVEMATNLILAEIFNGLGDYKKSTDILFEYLDMKDSSDAAESERAMEEMAVLHQLDKRELENARLQDVNEKNLALQQLQEEQLKKTRVQIWFVSIGLLLVLGLMIISFRAYQNKKKSSALIASQKEEVERQKTEIEKQHEILEEVHREVKDSIRYAQRIQAAILPPEKNINEVFGQNFILYQPKDIVAGDFYWMQTKGDIVFLAVADCTGHGVPGAMVSVVCNNALNRAVREYGLISPGEILDKTRELVIEEFEKSDEDVKDGMDISLIAMNIKNGNKKTIQWAGANNPLWVVKECDNSLIEVKPDKQPIGKFANAKPFTTQQVDLNPGDVLYIFSDGFADQFGGEKGKKFKSATLKDLLKSIANNPLSQQKTQLVNAFENWRSGFEQIDDVCVIGVRV
- the murA gene encoding UDP-N-acetylglucosamine 1-carboxyvinyltransferase, which codes for MGAFEIQGGYSLKGEVHPQGAKNEALQILCAVLLTPDKITISNIPDIVDVNKLINLLQAMGVRVEKVEKGTYIFKAADVDLEHLKSDDYAKRAASLRGSVMVVGPLLARFGTAFIPKPGGDKIGRRRLDTHFEGFQKLGAKFNYDAQNYYYHVDAKKLTGTYMHLDEASVTGTANIVMAAVLAKGTTTIYNAACEPYLQQLCKMLNSMGAKISGIGSNMLVIEGVKSLGGCFHRILPDMIEIGSFIGLAAMTQSEITIKDVSYPNLGIIPDTFRKLGIQMELKGDDLFIPAQKNYKIDTFIDGSILTIADAPWPGFTPDLLSIVLVVATQAKGAVLIHQKMFESRLFFTDKLIDMGAQIILCDPHRAAVIGMNHEHRLRGISMTSPDIRAGVALLIAALSAEGKSTIHNIEQIDRGYENIDMRLNNLGAKIMRVK
- a CDS encoding DUF4290 domain-containing protein; this translates as MDNIHQLEYNTIRPKMHIPEYGRNVQKMIDHAVSLTSKEERNKVANAIIKVMGELNPQLRDVEEYKPKLWTHLFIMSDFQLDVDSPYPLPSREALEEKPKIVGYPQSEIKIGHYGKIVQQMIEKACALPDNDERKALSKIIAGLMKRFHLTFNTSSVEDQVILNHLKMLSKGKLTLEDTSFLPGTNDILRQNNQQGNPMKTNFNGANKKKKKKNKNGGGNNQGQNQNQRQQQNFKKPN
- a CDS encoding DUF2490 domain-containing protein; protein product: MLVLFTKSIYVYSQDNGLGSWNILHLEYNINKKWEIFSESQLRSLRFYNHFHYYEFKGGVQYQPTENINFTLAAGTYQTYKEGGNFVTPKNNDEFRLWPQVILTQKLGIFKIEQRYRAEFRFTSNGYRNRFRYRLGIILPFGKEQNGYKPFQIAASNEVFFTQVEPYFERNRMAFHISYRNAHSLKIQLGYIHQFDYQINDETGRDFFQIGFYFELGD
- a CDS encoding SpoIIE family protein phosphatase, with the protein product METMAMESGSTTLLSDASLSERLALLEARSLEMEESIRYAGSLQRSILPNERLFTNAFHNAFVMFQPKDIVSGDFYWIYQYHNEIYFAVADCTGHGVPGALVNIAGNTLLRQLIRIEGLTDPAKIVSLLDHELVSLFNENLTEGTMRDGMDIIFCKFNLQSGKGSFCAAGRPLLLVRNGSLMEFKKGPDSIGYSTSNKIFETIETDLQQGDKFYLFSDGYTDQFGGENVKKFNRERFRNLLTSIYPMSMEKQKKELQLSYQNWKGKQEQIDDVCVIGIEI